A genomic window from Anaerolineales bacterium includes:
- a CDS encoding uracil-DNA glycosylase, whose protein sequence is MTAEGTLAAVAQEVSGCRQCKLHLSRKNAVPGEGPADAEILFIGEGPGFHENEQGRPFVGAAGKFLEELLATIGMRREQVFICNVVKCRPPGNRDPLPEEIAACAAYLERQLAAVNPRLVVSLGRFSMAHYFPGAKISEVHGKPRQVQGRLVVPMYHPAAALHQPSLRRIVEEDFARIPAQLGQAARLVPVDNQPGGEPEQLSLF, encoded by the coding sequence ATGACGGCCGAAGGCACGTTGGCTGCGGTGGCGCAAGAAGTGAGCGGGTGCAGGCAGTGCAAGCTGCATCTGTCGCGCAAGAACGCCGTGCCGGGGGAGGGGCCGGCCGACGCCGAGATCCTGTTCATCGGCGAAGGCCCGGGCTTCCACGAGAATGAGCAGGGACGGCCGTTTGTGGGTGCCGCCGGCAAGTTCCTCGAGGAGCTGCTGGCGACGATCGGTATGCGCCGCGAGCAAGTGTTCATCTGCAACGTCGTCAAGTGCCGACCCCCGGGGAACCGGGATCCCCTCCCGGAGGAGATCGCCGCCTGCGCCGCCTACCTCGAGCGGCAGCTAGCGGCCGTCAATCCGCGTCTGGTGGTCAGCCTGGGCCGATTCTCGATGGCCCATTACTTCCCGGGAGCGAAGATCAGCGAGGTGCATGGCAAGCCGCGCCAGGTGCAGGGCCGGCTGGTGGTGCCGATGTACCATCCAGCTGCCGCACTCCACCAGCCCTCGCTGCGCCGGATCGTCGAAGAGGACTTCGCCCGCATCCCGGCTCAGCTCGGCCAGGCGGCGCGGCTGGTCCCGGTGG
- the rimI gene encoding ribosomal protein S18-alanine N-acetyltransferase codes for MIQTSEALTVRPMGVEDIPSVRSIDRVSFALPWPESSYQYELTGNRVSHMLVAQAEPASGPAVAGYIGFWLIVDEAHISTLAVHPDWRGRGVGRLLLRCALNLAVASGARLATLEVRHSNLAAIQLYHEFGFNVVGRRPRYYKDNNEDALLMTLDEIRDLADPSGGANG; via the coding sequence GTGATTCAGACCTCGGAAGCTCTCACGGTGCGCCCGATGGGGGTCGAGGACATCCCGTCGGTGCGAAGCATCGACCGGGTGTCGTTTGCCCTGCCCTGGCCGGAGTCGAGCTATCAGTATGAGCTCACTGGCAACCGCGTCTCCCATATGTTGGTGGCCCAGGCGGAACCGGCGTCGGGGCCGGCGGTCGCGGGCTACATCGGGTTTTGGCTGATCGTCGACGAGGCGCACATCAGCACCCTCGCTGTCCACCCGGATTGGCGGGGCCGGGGGGTGGGCAGGCTACTGCTGCGCTGCGCCCTGAACCTGGCCGTCGCCTCGGGCGCTCGGCTGGCGACGCTGGAAGTCCGCCACTCGAACTTGGCGGCCATCCAGCTCTACCATGAGTTCGGGTTCAACGTCGTCGGCAGGCGGCCGCGCTACTACAAGGACAATAACGAAGACGCGCTGCTCATGACCCTGGACGAAATCCGGGATCTAGCGGATCCGTCGGGAGGCGCCAACGGATGA
- the tsaB gene encoding tRNA (adenosine(37)-N6)-threonylcarbamoyltransferase complex dimerization subunit type 1 TsaB gives MLLALDTATQALAIALHDGHQVLVEQVWTGTRYQTEHLAPEVALSLRRMGLTARSLTAVAVASGPGSYTGLRVGMALAKGIALAHNLPLAGVPTLDILAYAQPAGDYALLAVIQAGRARLAALWYKWAATGWVAQGRPESLDWAEVVSRIAGPTRVCGDIDRDRRALLSAQPGVHVAPPALCVRRPAILAELGWQRLKAEPRADPAALVPEYLQSAGQAAL, from the coding sequence ATGCTGCTGGCGCTTGACACTGCCACCCAGGCCCTGGCCATCGCTCTGCACGATGGTCATCAGGTGCTCGTGGAGCAGGTGTGGACGGGCACACGCTATCAAACAGAGCACCTCGCCCCCGAGGTCGCCTTGAGCCTGCGCCGAATGGGGTTGACGGCGCGCTCGCTGACGGCGGTTGCCGTCGCTTCCGGACCCGGCTCGTATACCGGCCTGAGGGTGGGGATGGCGCTGGCCAAGGGAATCGCCCTGGCACACAACCTGCCGCTGGCCGGGGTTCCCACACTGGACATCCTGGCCTACGCCCAGCCGGCAGGGGACTACGCCCTGTTGGCTGTCATCCAGGCAGGCCGGGCCAGGCTGGCCGCCCTATGGTACAAATGGGCCGCCACCGGCTGGGTGGCGCAGGGACGCCCCGAAAGCCTGGACTGGGCGGAGGTGGTCAGCCGGATCGCCGGCCCCACCCGGGTTTGTGGCGACATTGATCGGGACAGGCGTGCCCTGCTCTCGGCGCAGCCTGGCGTGCACGTTGCTCCACCGGCGCTGTGCGTTCGGCGCCCGGCCATCCTCGCCGAACTGGGGTGGCAGCGGTTGAAGGCCGAACCCCGGGCGGATCCGGCGGCGCTGGTGCCGGAATACTTGCAGTCGGCAGGACAAGCAGCTCTGTGA
- the tsaE gene encoding tRNA (adenosine(37)-N6)-threonylcarbamoyltransferase complex ATPase subunit type 1 TsaE: MPILDERSLDFISHSPEQTQRFGVRLGELLRPGDVIFLQGDLGAGKTTLAQGIARGWGAIDAASSPTFVLINEYRRADSARLVHLDAFRLEKRQEAALLGLDDLFDRGDPVMIEWPERLEGFLPQHALTAHLRWVDDSRRSVHLQAEGPRYDRLLRQFRHSAFGS; the protein is encoded by the coding sequence ATGCCGATTCTGGATGAGCGCAGTCTGGATTTCATCAGCCACAGTCCGGAACAGACGCAGCGCTTCGGAGTGCGACTTGGGGAGCTGCTCCGTCCAGGCGATGTCATCTTCCTGCAGGGCGACCTGGGCGCCGGCAAGACGACCCTGGCGCAGGGTATCGCCCGCGGCTGGGGTGCGATCGATGCTGCGTCCAGCCCCACCTTTGTCCTGATCAACGAGTACCGACGGGCGGATAGTGCCCGCCTGGTTCACCTGGATGCCTTCCGGCTTGAGAAGCGCCAGGAAGCGGCTCTTCTGGGACTTGACGATCTCTTCGATCGGGGTGACCCGGTCATGATTGAGTGGCCGGAGCGCCTGGAAGGGTTCCTGCCGCAGCATGCCCTGACGGCGCACCTGCGCTGGGTGGACGACTCGCGTAGAAGCGTCCACCTTCAGGCCGAGGGCCCGCGCTACGACCGGCTGCTTCGGCAGTTCCGCCATTCGGCTTTCGGGAGCTAG
- a CDS encoding metallophosphatase family protein yields MRVLVFSDVHANLTALEAVLEDSTRRLQPGPPIEAHWYLGDLVGYGPDPNECVERIRSLPNLLCLIGNHDQAALGLLPLSRFNREARLAAEWTREALNEANRAFLQALPSQVVLENFTLAHGSPRQPIWEYILDYHTADMNFDAFHTDFCLVGHSHIPLQFHRNSANTYPESLPVHWDEAIALKPRMIINPGSVGQPRDLDPRAAYALLDTEAPSWESRRAAYDIEAVQRRILGAGLPQRHAERLAIGW; encoded by the coding sequence ATGCGAGTCCTTGTCTTCTCGGATGTGCACGCCAACCTCACCGCCCTGGAGGCGGTCCTGGAGGACTCGACTCGCCGCCTCCAGCCGGGACCTCCGATTGAGGCCCACTGGTACCTGGGGGACCTGGTCGGCTACGGGCCTGACCCGAATGAGTGCGTCGAACGGATTCGCTCCCTCCCGAATCTGCTGTGCCTGATCGGGAACCATGACCAGGCGGCCCTCGGCCTGCTCCCGCTCAGCCGCTTCAACCGGGAAGCACGCCTTGCGGCCGAATGGACCCGAGAGGCGCTGAACGAGGCGAACCGGGCGTTCTTGCAGGCGCTGCCCAGCCAGGTGGTGCTGGAGAATTTCACGCTGGCCCACGGCAGCCCCCGCCAGCCGATCTGGGAGTATATTCTCGATTACCACACGGCCGACATGAACTTCGACGCCTTCCACACCGATTTCTGCCTGGTCGGACACTCTCACATCCCACTGCAGTTCCACCGCAACTCCGCCAATACCTACCCGGAATCGTTGCCGGTGCACTGGGACGAAGCCATCGCTCTCAAACCCCGCATGATCATCAACCCGGGCTCAGTCGGGCAGCCCCGGGACCTGGATCCACGCGCCGCCTATGCCCTGCTCGACACCGAGGCCCCGAGCTGGGAATCCCGCCGGGCAGCCTACGACATCGAAGCCGTCCAACGGCGGATCCTGGGGGCCGGCCTGCCTCAGCGGCACGCCGAGCGCCTGGCCATCGGCTGGTAG
- a CDS encoding DUF4349 domain-containing protein has translation MRRRTALPFTILVIAGLLAACAPAAMSSEPLVEQRFAVGDSAAYPMEAPAAAPPMVEGELKSGEMALLATDANRMVIQNGNMTVVVTDPAKSAEAIRSMAESMGGFVVNLNLYQSYFGEQSFPANQATITVRVPAERLNEAIEQIKAGATEVRNVSVSGEDVTAQYTDLASRLRALETAEAQLTQIMLEAKRTEDVMMVYNQLAQVQTEIEVIKGQMRYYEESADLSALTVELLPDIAAQPIETGGWQIVETLKTAAEALLGAVKVLVRAVIWLGVYVLPVLLLLALIFVLPVYVIVRAIRRRRRARRQQPPA, from the coding sequence ATGAGACGCCGAACTGCACTTCCCTTCACGATACTGGTCATCGCCGGCCTTCTGGCCGCCTGCGCCCCCGCCGCCATGAGCAGCGAGCCGCTCGTGGAGCAGCGCTTCGCCGTGGGCGACAGCGCCGCGTACCCGATGGAAGCCCCAGCTGCCGCACCGCCCATGGTGGAAGGCGAGCTCAAGTCAGGGGAGATGGCTCTCCTGGCGACCGACGCCAATCGCATGGTCATCCAGAACGGCAATATGACCGTTGTGGTCACGGACCCCGCCAAGTCGGCCGAAGCCATCCGCAGCATGGCTGAGAGCATGGGGGGGTTCGTCGTCAACCTCAACCTGTATCAGAGCTATTTCGGGGAACAGAGCTTCCCAGCCAACCAGGCTACGATCACGGTGCGCGTGCCGGCCGAGCGGCTGAATGAGGCCATCGAGCAGATCAAAGCCGGCGCAACCGAGGTCCGCAACGTGTCCGTCTCCGGGGAAGATGTCACGGCGCAGTACACCGACCTGGCTTCGCGCCTGCGGGCGCTGGAGACAGCCGAAGCCCAGCTGACCCAGATCATGCTGGAAGCCAAGCGCACCGAAGACGTGATGATGGTCTATAACCAGCTGGCACAGGTCCAGACCGAGATCGAGGTCATCAAGGGCCAAATGCGCTACTACGAAGAGAGCGCCGACCTCTCGGCTCTGACCGTCGAGTTGCTGCCCGACATCGCGGCCCAGCCGATCGAGACTGGTGGTTGGCAGATCGTCGAGACCCTGAAGACGGCCGCCGAGGCGCTGCTGGGCGCCGTCAAGGTCCTGGTGCGAGCGGTTATCTGGCTCGGGGTGTACGTCCTGCCGGTCCTGCTCCTGCTGGCGCTGATCTTCGTCCTGCCGGTCTACGTGATTGTGCGGGCCATCCGCCGCCGGCGCCGCGCCCGCCGGCAGCAGCCGCCCGCCTAG
- a CDS encoding ABC transporter ATP-binding protein, with the protein MKTDSPTPLLQTQGLGMTFVNENGGLQVLSQVTFSVHRQEFVCVVGPSGCGKTTLLRLLAGLLTPTEGRVLFEGEPLLHPRRRFGFLFQQANLMPWRTVQANVSLPLELAGMAAEARLGRAQDLIHLVGLDGFEQALPRDLSGGMAQRVAIARALAHQPDVLLLDEPFGALDALTRERMALELLRIWEARTVTVMLVTHSISEAVMLSDRVFVISRRPGRLVLDLPVGLERPRELSVAHTPAFGKLAAKVRAAIEVAS; encoded by the coding sequence ATGAAGACCGACAGCCCCACACCGCTGCTGCAAACCCAAGGTCTGGGAATGACGTTCGTTAATGAGAACGGCGGGCTGCAGGTTCTCAGCCAGGTGACGTTCTCCGTTCACAGACAGGAGTTCGTGTGCGTGGTCGGCCCGTCCGGCTGCGGCAAGACGACGCTCTTGCGGTTGCTGGCCGGGCTGCTGACGCCGACGGAGGGCAGGGTGCTGTTCGAAGGTGAGCCGCTCCTGCACCCACGACGGCGCTTTGGGTTCCTGTTTCAGCAGGCCAACCTGATGCCTTGGAGAACGGTCCAGGCCAATGTCTCTCTCCCGCTCGAACTGGCCGGGATGGCGGCCGAAGCCCGCCTGGGCCGCGCCCAGGACTTGATCCATCTGGTCGGGCTGGACGGCTTTGAGCAGGCGCTGCCAAGGGACCTTTCGGGAGGGATGGCGCAGCGGGTGGCGATAGCTCGGGCGCTGGCCCACCAACCGGACGTGCTCCTGCTCGACGAGCCGTTTGGGGCACTGGATGCGCTCACACGGGAGCGGATGGCGCTCGAGCTGCTGCGCATCTGGGAGGCGCGGACGGTGACCGTGATGCTGGTGACGCATTCGATCTCAGAGGCGGTGATGCTGAGCGACCGGGTGTTCGTCATCAGCCGTCGGCCGGGGCGGCTGGTGCTCGATCTGCCGGTGGGGCTGGAGCGCCCCCGGGAGCTTTCGGTCGCCCACACTCCTGCTTTCGGCAAGCTGGCGGCCAAGGTCCGCGCCGCCATCGAGGTCGCTTCGTAG
- a CDS encoding ABC transporter substrate-binding protein yields the protein MRHSPIYIVAGLGAMLAAAALLGACSGAPTPEEMPQRIRLPMGYIPNVQYAPFYVAVDKGYFLEEGIELEFDYALETDGVALVGAGETPFSLASGEQVLLARAQGLPVTYVYAWWQDYPVAVAAPADSGITTPADLAGKRIGIPFLGGASFIGYQALMRAAGLSPDAARLEVIGFNQVEALLAGQVEAVVIYANNEPIQLESLGMPVNVVRVADYVSLASNGLIANETTLQSDPELVRGMLRALERGIADVLADPDEAFEISKGYIEGLGQADEKVQREVLAASIEFWRSERPGWSEPEAWQNMQAVLLQTGLLKAPVALEQAYSNDFLP from the coding sequence ATGAGGCACTCTCCCATCTACATCGTGGCCGGACTCGGTGCCATGCTGGCAGCAGCCGCCCTCCTCGGCGCCTGTTCCGGAGCGCCAACGCCGGAGGAAATGCCGCAACGCATCCGGCTTCCCATGGGCTACATCCCGAACGTGCAGTACGCACCGTTCTATGTTGCCGTCGACAAGGGATACTTCCTCGAGGAGGGCATCGAGCTTGAGTTCGACTACGCCTTGGAGACTGACGGCGTAGCTCTGGTTGGCGCAGGCGAGACCCCGTTCTCGCTGGCCTCCGGCGAACAGGTTCTGCTGGCGCGGGCTCAGGGCTTGCCGGTCACCTACGTCTATGCCTGGTGGCAGGACTATCCGGTGGCTGTGGCTGCACCTGCCGACAGCGGCATCACCACGCCCGCTGATCTGGCCGGGAAGCGGATCGGGATCCCCTTCCTGGGGGGCGCGTCCTTCATCGGCTACCAGGCCCTGATGCGCGCCGCCGGGCTGTCCCCCGATGCAGCTAGGCTGGAGGTCATCGGCTTTAACCAGGTGGAAGCGCTGCTAGCCGGGCAGGTGGAGGCGGTGGTGATCTACGCCAACAATGAACCCATCCAGCTCGAAAGCCTGGGGATGCCGGTGAACGTGGTGCGCGTGGCGGACTACGTGAGCCTGGCGTCGAATGGCTTGATCGCCAACGAGACCACGCTGCAGTCCGACCCCGAGTTGGTTCGAGGCATGCTGCGAGCCCTGGAGCGCGGCATTGCTGATGTTCTGGCGGACCCCGATGAAGCTTTCGAGATCAGCAAGGGCTATATCGAAGGCCTGGGGCAGGCCGATGAGAAGGTGCAGCGGGAGGTGCTGGCAGCCAGCATCGAGTTCTGGCGCAGCGAGCGCCCCGGCTGGTCGGAACCGGAGGCGTGGCAGAACATGCAGGCTGTCCTGCTGCAAACCGGGCTTCTGAAGGCCCCGGTGGCGCTGGAACAGGCATACTCGAACGACTTCCTCCCATGA
- a CDS encoding ABC transporter permease has product MRRNPGMQVQSPRPRRPNRAAWLAPASLVAGLVAWEALSRLAGLPAFILPPPSAVGLRFIELAVEGELWRHTLVTLLEIIAGLVVGVVVAFTLGYLVAKSRPLERALAPYIVASQSIPVVAIAPLLIIWFGAGTLSKVLISALIVFFPVLVNTVVGVRSVPTDLRDLMRSLRATRWQTFAKLDVPASLPVLFGGLKIGATLAVIGAVVGEFVAADQGLGFLITLNRGLYDTAGVFVAVFLLIGLAMLMYTAVSLLERRMLRWRAESEA; this is encoded by the coding sequence GTGCGGCGCAACCCAGGCATGCAAGTTCAATCCCCTAGACCCCGGCGGCCAAATCGCGCCGCCTGGCTGGCGCCGGCCTCGCTGGTGGCGGGGCTGGTCGCATGGGAAGCCCTGTCCCGCCTGGCTGGTCTGCCAGCCTTCATCCTGCCGCCCCCGTCTGCCGTAGGCCTGCGTTTCATCGAATTGGCTGTCGAAGGCGAATTGTGGCGTCACACCCTGGTGACCCTGTTGGAGATCATCGCCGGACTGGTGGTTGGGGTGGTCGTGGCCTTTACCCTGGGCTACCTGGTGGCAAAATCTCGCCCCCTCGAGAGAGCCCTGGCGCCCTACATCGTGGCCTCGCAATCGATCCCTGTCGTGGCGATTGCGCCGCTGCTGATCATCTGGTTCGGAGCCGGGACGCTGTCGAAGGTCCTGATCTCGGCGCTGATCGTATTCTTCCCGGTGCTGGTCAACACAGTTGTCGGGGTGCGGTCGGTTCCCACCGATCTGCGAGATCTCATGCGCTCCCTGCGCGCCACGCGCTGGCAGACCTTCGCCAAGCTCGATGTTCCGGCCTCGCTGCCTGTGCTGTTCGGGGGTTTGAAGATCGGCGCGACCCTGGCCGTGATTGGTGCGGTGGTGGGCGAATTTGTCGCCGCCGATCAGGGCCTTGGTTTCCTGATCACGCTCAATCGCGGCCTGTACGACACGGCCGGCGTGTTTGTGGCGGTGTTCTTGCTGATCGGCCTGGCTATGCTGATGTACACCGCCGTCTCCTTGCTCGAGCGCCGCATGCTTCGCTGGCGCGCTGAATCGGAGGCATGA
- the phoU gene encoding phosphate signaling complex protein PhoU: MVNPRATYDREFSEIQADIVRMGGLVEQAITRSIECLDRRDQGLANQIIADDTAINDLRFQLEEECLRLIARQQPAAGDLRAVLAALSIVPEMERMADHASGIAKTVLRMGDEPLLKPLINIPRMALTVREMLRASLKAFVQKDAEAAKAIALRDTEVDLLYRAMFDELIEIMAREPKTAPRATYLLWCGHNLERIGDRVTNIAERIVFMTTGNMKELNL, translated from the coding sequence ATGGTCAACCCGCGGGCGACCTATGATCGTGAGTTCTCCGAGATCCAGGCGGACATCGTCCGGATGGGCGGCCTGGTGGAGCAGGCGATCACCCGTTCGATCGAGTGTCTGGACAGGCGCGATCAAGGCCTGGCCAACCAGATCATCGCCGACGACACCGCCATCAACGATCTTCGCTTCCAGCTGGAGGAGGAGTGTCTGCGGTTGATCGCCCGGCAGCAGCCTGCCGCCGGGGATCTGCGGGCGGTGCTGGCGGCGCTGAGCATCGTGCCCGAGATGGAGCGCATGGCGGACCATGCTTCGGGGATTGCCAAGACCGTCCTGCGCATGGGGGATGAGCCGCTGCTCAAACCGCTGATCAACATCCCCCGCATGGCGCTGACAGTGCGCGAGATGCTGCGTGCCAGCCTGAAGGCGTTTGTCCAGAAGGACGCCGAGGCGGCGAAGGCCATCGCCCTGCGGGACACCGAGGTCGACCTGCTGTACAGGGCGATGTTCGACGAATTGATTGAGATCATGGCGCGAGAACCCAAGACTGCACCGCGCGCCACCTACCTGTTGTGGTGCGGTCACAATCTGGAACGCATCGGCGATCGCGTGACGAACATCGCCGAGCGCATCGTCTTCATGACGACCGGAAACATGAAGGAACTCAATCTGTGA